The following coding sequences lie in one Sesamum indicum cultivar Zhongzhi No. 13 linkage group LG9, S_indicum_v1.0, whole genome shotgun sequence genomic window:
- the LOC105171048 gene encoding uncharacterized protein LOC105171048, translating to MIGHIAVGLVVGFLGYVYVALRPPSPKLCGSPGGPSVTSPRVRLGDGRHLAYKERGLPKEQAKHKIIVSHAFGDSKGFKLPISEELLKELQIYLVAFDRAGYGESDPNPKRSVKSDAFDIQELADKLQLGPKFYVIGISLGAYPVYGCLKYIPHRLSGAALVVPLINYWWRCFPAELSEKGLSGMLPQNRWAFTVAHYAPWLLHWWLTRKWIPSMSILEGKTDVFSPSDLEILEHLDGPQNEEQDKVQQQGTHESLYRDLMVGLGRWEFGPTDISNPFPNNEGYVHMWQGYEDKVCRFEMNGYIAGRLPWIQYHEVADAGHLLIYKAAHCEAIFRALVSS from the exons ATGATTGGCCATATAGCAGTGGGATTAGTGGTGGGCTTTCTTGGCTATGTTTATGTAGCTCTAAGGCCTCCCTCCCCCAAACTATGCGGTTCACCGGGCGGTCCTTCGGTGACTTCTCCGAGGGTCAGACTTGGTGATGGCAGGCATTTAGCCTACAAGGAGAGAGGTCTTCCCAAGGAACAAGCCAAGCACAAGATCATTGTTTCCCATGCCTTTGGTGACTCTAAAGGCTTCAAGTTGCCAATTTCTGAA GAACTCCTGAAGGAGCTTCAGATATATCTTGTGGCGTTTGATCGTGCCGGCTATGGAGAAAGTGATCCAAATCCGAAACGGTCAGTGAAAAGTGATGCATTCGACATTCAAGAACTTGCTGATAAGTTGCAACTTGGGCCCAAGTTTTATGTGATTGGCATCTCCCTCGGAGCGTATCCCGTTTACGGCTGTCTAAAGTACATCCCACATAG GTTATCAGGAGCTGCACTCGTAGTTCCCCTTATTAATTACTGGTGGCGCTGCTTTCCTGCCGAGCTATCAGAAAAAGGCTTAAGTGGAATGCTTCCCCAAAACCGGTGGGCTTTCACTGTCGCACACTATGCACCATGGCTGTTGCACTGGTGGCTGACTCGGAAATGGATCCCATCGATGAGTATCTTGGAAGGAAAGACCGATGTTTTCAGCCCCTCAGACCTGGAGATTCTAGAACACTTGGATGGACCTCAAAATGAGGAGCAG GACAAAGTACAGCAACAAGGTACTCATGAGTCGTTGTACCGTGACCTAATGGTGGGTTTAGGAAGATGGGAGTTTGGGCCGACGGATATAAGCAACCCCTTCCCTAACAACGAAGGCTATGTCCATATGTGGCAAGGATATGAAGACAAGGTTTGTCGTTTTGAAATGAATGGGTATATAGCCGGGCGACTCCCATGGATTCAGTATCATGAGGTTGCGGATGCAGGGCATCTGCTGATTTATAAGGCAGCTCATTGTGAGGCCATATTTAGGGCACTTGTGTCATCTTAA